The following proteins come from a genomic window of Dermacentor albipictus isolate Rhodes 1998 colony chromosome 8, USDA_Dalb.pri_finalv2, whole genome shotgun sequence:
- the LOC135900800 gene encoding uncharacterized protein codes for MEVNWRQLQSSIIDEVKKYPCLYDSNYISRWNARRRGPYWEAVAEAVDVADLTDTDCRRIWKGLRDKYVREIRLGCARRPDGTLATARSQWPLLGRLDFLRDHIRHRRKASQARKPDVVDYNESTSMDVVAPMFACPDAATEDVGAEGRLGSPVDFEIDVSQGPSYNTDSEEDVEAAAPSPPAPDDVSGPSTGGRQRSCKSIAKPPRTSPGQRDSVRRRGPYGLRRNIRGKRGRPTGTTPRGGRTALLTAVDWSLRRRGRSPRTQRRSVERSSSTEEEDVADEDERSVSGGYVKEEEKRDQEDANEAEADIEAALCRFVTAIVGKMASVPGGPVGAPSAKTEMRVDAGDGDTLFLLGLRSLMSKLDAESKSRAQVDMLRLLQERVADAEARRRPHSGGDDGDEKRGADDTAGAAEQPS; via the exons ATGGAGGTTAACTGGCGGCAGCTCCAGAGCAGCATCATCGACGAGGTGAAGAAGTACCCGTGCCTCTACGATTCCAACTACATCAGCCGATGGAATGCACGTAGACGAGGACCGTATTGGGAGGCCGTCGCAGAGGCCGTCGACGTAGCAG ACCTGACGGACACCGACTGCCGGCGCATCTGGAAGGGCCTGCGCGACAAGTACGTGCGCGAGATCCGGCTCGGCTGCGCCCGGAGGCCCGACGGTACGCTCGCCACGGCGCGCTCCCAGTGGCCGCTGCTCGGGCGCCTGGACTTCCTCAGGGACCACATACGCCACCGGCG GAAAGCTTCCCAAGCGAGGAAGCCGGATGTCGTCGACTACAACGAATCGACATCGATGGACGTCGTGGCGCCTATGTTCG CGTGCCCGGACGCAGCCACCGAGGACGTCGGCGCGGAGGGCCGCCTGGGCTCGCCGGTGGACTTCGAGATAGACGTGTCGCAGGGGCCCAGCTACAACACG GATTCCGAGGAGGATGTTGAAGCAGCCGCTCCGTCGCCTCCGGCCCCCGACGACGTCTCCGGCCCGTCTACCGGTGGGCGACAGCGAAGTTGCAAGTCGATCGCGAAACCGCCTAGGACCTCGCCGGGACAGCGGGACAGCGTTCGGCGGCGCGGCCCTTACGGCCTCAGGAGGAACATCAGGGGAAAGAGGGGGAGACCGACGGGAACGACTCCGAGAGGCGGGAGGACGGCGCTGCTGACCGCCGTCGACTGGTCCCTCCGAAGACGTGGTCGATCCCCGAGGACGCAACGACGCTCGGTGGAAAGGAGCTCCTCCACCGAGGAGGAAGACGTCGCCGACGAGGACGAGCGAAGCGTCAGTGGTGGCTACGTCAAGGAAGAAGAAAAGCGCGACCAAGAGGACGCGAACGAGGCCGAGGCAGACATCGAGGCGGCGCTGTGCAG GTTCGTCACGGCGATCGTCGGCAAGATGGCGTCGGTGCCTGGCGGCCCGGTCGGCGCGCCGTCCGCCAAGACAGAGATGCGAGTCGACGCGGGCGACGGCGACACGCTGTTCCTGCTGGGACTGAGGAGCCTGATGTCGAAGCTGGACGCCGAGAGCAAGTCGCGCGCGCAGGTCGACATGCTCAGGCTGCTGCAAGAGCGGGTCGCCGACGCGGAGGCTCGGCGACGACCGCACTCTGgcggcgacgacggcgacgaa